A genomic region of Fluviispira vulneris contains the following coding sequences:
- a CDS encoding glycosyltransferase: MLYKKGIIGSETKPLFLFVGRFSPEKGLDVLADFAKDIIINKNGQVVIMGALSGYIPLELFELKSLENDKKNYNGLIKVYTSYEKNQLEILEDIEATKGKVIRFASDFTIVPSVIEASGLVPVEGLSMGSATISSYKEGLKDQCTNPYGNMHNIFTFTCIPFTRVMGNSALSAKNLIDSLNQPLHEWNMLSNKEKKQHQVFLIENAKTFDWNAKGGALDQYIDLYIRTIELANSD; encoded by the coding sequence TTGTTATATAAAAAAGGAATTATTGGCTCTGAAACGAAACCATTATTTTTATTTGTAGGAAGGTTTTCTCCAGAAAAAGGTTTAGATGTTTTAGCTGATTTTGCTAAAGATATTATAATAAATAAAAATGGACAGGTTGTCATTATGGGGGCTCTGTCTGGTTATATACCTCTTGAATTATTTGAGTTAAAAAGTTTAGAAAATGATAAAAAGAACTATAATGGATTAATTAAGGTATATACAAGTTATGAAAAAAATCAATTGGAAATTTTAGAAGATATTGAGGCTACAAAAGGAAAAGTTATTCGTTTTGCTTCCGATTTTACAATCGTTCCGTCAGTCATTGAAGCTTCAGGATTAGTTCCAGTTGAAGGCTTAAGTATGGGAAGCGCAACTATTTCTTCATATAAAGAGGGATTGAAAGACCAATGCACTAACCCTTACGGCAATATGCATAATATATTCACTTTTACTTGTATTCCTTTCACGCGTGTTATGGGAAACTCCGCATTATCAGCAAAAAATTTAATTGATAGTCTTAATCAGCCTTTGCATGAATGGAATATGCTATCTAATAAAGAGAAAAAACAGCATCAAGTTTTTTTGATTGAGAATGCTAAAACGTTTGATTGGAATGCGAAAGGTGGGGCATTGGATCAATATATAGATTTATACATAAGAACTATTGAGCTTGCTAATTCTGATTAA